One segment of Natranaeroarchaeum aerophilus DNA contains the following:
- a CDS encoding nicotinamide-nucleotide adenylyltransferase, which yields MNRGCYIGRFQPFHNGHLNMVERIVEDDDIDELVLGIGSADASHTKHDPFTAGERIMMITKSLVDLDLVTYAVPIEDLERNSVWVSHVRSMSPEFEIAYSNNPLVIQLFEEAGVEVRQSPMFNREVLEGTEVRERMIKGENWQPLVPDAVVEVVEEIGGIERIQRVSETDGI from the coding sequence ATGAACCGCGGATGCTACATCGGCCGGTTCCAGCCGTTTCACAACGGGCACCTGAACATGGTCGAGCGGATCGTCGAAGACGACGACATCGACGAACTCGTGCTCGGCATCGGGAGCGCCGACGCCTCCCACACGAAACACGACCCGTTTACCGCTGGCGAGCGCATCATGATGATCACGAAATCGCTCGTCGATCTCGATCTGGTTACCTACGCCGTCCCGATCGAGGACCTCGAACGGAACTCGGTCTGGGTGAGCCATGTCCGGAGTATGAGCCCCGAGTTCGAGATTGCCTACTCGAATAACCCGCTCGTTATCCAGCTGTTCGAGGAGGCGGGCGTCGAGGTTCGGCAGTCGCCGATGTTCAATCGCGAAGTCCTCGAAGGGACGGAGGTCCGCGAACGGATGATCAAAGGTGAGAACTGGCAGCCGCTGGTTCCCGATGCGGTCGTCGAAGTCGTCGAGGAGATCGGCGGCATCGAGCGGATCCAGCGCGTCAGTGAGACCGACGGCATCTAG
- a CDS encoding SAM hydrolase/SAM-dependent halogenase family protein, translating to MITLASDFGSPYPAAMKGVILQQSDARLVDVSHEFPRQDVRAAAFWLREILPYFPPAVHLVVVDPGVGTDRAAVVVEAGEHALVAPDNGVVLSAARALADDELTVYEIEDSDAESSTFHGRDVFAPAAAAVHERWQTDEPIGALDRVSRVDEHVDLRLPEPDIRDDELVGEVLVVDGFGNVITNVPGYAIEGFEQVEVNGQTVPVGDTFASVPVGQWLATVGSHGNVELDVNQGRGDEAFGLRAGDDVRIGL from the coding sequence ATGATAACGCTCGCCTCCGACTTCGGCTCGCCCTATCCGGCGGCGATGAAGGGCGTCATTCTCCAGCAAAGTGACGCGCGGCTCGTCGACGTGAGCCACGAGTTCCCGCGTCAGGACGTCCGTGCGGCCGCGTTCTGGCTTCGCGAGATCCTGCCGTACTTTCCGCCCGCGGTCCATCTTGTCGTAGTCGATCCCGGCGTCGGCACCGATCGGGCGGCCGTGGTCGTCGAGGCGGGCGAGCACGCCCTTGTTGCCCCGGACAACGGCGTGGTCCTCTCGGCAGCACGCGCGCTTGCCGATGACGAACTGACGGTCTACGAGATCGAGGACAGCGACGCCGAAAGTTCGACGTTTCACGGCCGGGACGTCTTCGCACCGGCGGCCGCGGCTGTCCACGAGCGGTGGCAAACTGACGAGCCGATCGGCGCACTCGACAGGGTGTCCCGCGTCGACGAGCACGTCGACCTCCGACTTCCGGAGCCCGATATCCGCGACGACGAGCTCGTCGGGGAGGTGCTCGTCGTCGACGGCTTCGGCAACGTCATCACCAACGTTCCGGGCTACGCTATCGAGGGCTTCGAGCAGGTCGAAGTGAACGGTCAGACGGTCCCCGTCGGGGATACCTTCGCGTCGGTCCCGGTCGGTCAGTGGCTCGCGACAGTGGGGAGTCACGGCAACGTCGAACTCGACGTCAACCAGGGTCGCGGTGACGAAGCGTTCGGGCTCAGGGCAGGAGACGACGTCCGGATCGGGTTGTAG